From Pirellulales bacterium, one genomic window encodes:
- a CDS encoding MBL fold metallo-hydrolase produces MKVRVLKSASVLIEANGVKILTDPWLVDGEYYGSWAHYPPFQFDTAVFADVDFIYLSHIHPDHLSRKTLDLLPRSIPVIIHAYATSFLRANIEGLGFRAVELPHGRRTHLKNGVHINIFAADNCDPALCGRFFGCARFEKNFGSTQIDSLSVIDDGRHVVVNVNDCPFELARESMAAVKQQYADVDLLLTGYSGAGPYPQCFPQLSSAERDRAAAAKKSQFLEQAQSFIVATRPRFYIPFAGTYTLAGKLARLNSCRGVPELEEARDFFERVDAPIDRDRSQCVALACGGHIDLAAGEFDSAHLPADLAAKARYVAEVLAPRPLDYELCDPPDIDPLLAMVPRAYERMERKRRQLGFSSQTRLFVCLGDGVSARLSFSGEGFGFVAEDEARTHDSYVLFRADPRLLLWLLKGPEFAHWDNAEIGSHIEFKRQPNRFERGLYHVMCFFHV; encoded by the coding sequence ATGAAGGTGCGAGTTTTGAAATCGGCGTCGGTCCTGATCGAGGCCAACGGCGTCAAGATCCTTACCGACCCGTGGTTGGTGGACGGCGAATACTACGGCTCATGGGCGCACTACCCGCCATTTCAATTCGACACGGCGGTATTCGCCGACGTCGATTTCATTTATCTGAGCCACATCCATCCCGATCATCTCAGCCGCAAGACGCTGGATTTGCTGCCTCGAAGCATTCCGGTGATTATTCACGCGTACGCCACTTCTTTTCTGCGGGCCAACATCGAAGGGCTTGGCTTCCGGGCCGTCGAGCTGCCGCATGGCCGACGCACCCATTTGAAGAACGGCGTCCACATCAACATCTTTGCCGCCGACAACTGCGACCCCGCCCTCTGCGGCCGGTTTTTCGGCTGCGCGCGGTTCGAAAAGAACTTCGGCTCGACGCAGATCGACTCCTTGTCGGTCATCGATGACGGCAGGCACGTCGTGGTGAACGTCAACGATTGCCCATTTGAACTGGCAAGAGAGAGCATGGCCGCAGTCAAACAACAATATGCCGACGTCGATCTGCTGCTGACCGGCTATTCAGGAGCAGGGCCTTATCCCCAATGCTTTCCTCAGTTGTCGTCGGCCGAGCGCGATCGGGCGGCCGCAGCGAAAAAGTCGCAGTTTCTCGAGCAGGCGCAGAGTTTCATCGTCGCGACGCGGCCTCGTTTTTACATACCGTTCGCCGGCACCTACACGCTTGCCGGTAAGTTGGCGAGGCTCAATTCGTGCCGGGGAGTGCCGGAGTTGGAAGAGGCCCGCGACTTTTTCGAGCGCGTGGATGCCCCCATCGACCGCGACCGCTCACAGTGTGTCGCTCTTGCCTGCGGCGGACATATCGATCTGGCGGCGGGTGAATTCGACTCCGCTCATCTGCCGGCGGACCTGGCTGCCAAGGCACGGTACGTTGCCGAAGTCCTCGCGCCTCGACCGCTCGATTACGAGTTGTGCGATCCACCCGATATCGATCCATTGCTGGCGATGGTTCCCAGGGCCTACGAGCGCATGGAACGCAAACGCCGCCAGCTTGGTTTCAGCAGCCAGACTCGACTGTTCGTGTGCCTCGGCGACGGCGTGAGCGCGCGGCTCTCGTTTTCCGGAGAAGGGTTTGGGTTCGTAGCCGAGGACGAGGCACGAACCCATGACTCCTATGTGTTGTTCCGCGCCGACCCACGCCTGCTGCTCTGGCTACTCAAAGGACCCGAGTTTGCGCACTGGGACAACGCCGAAATCGGCTCCCATATCGAATTCAAACGGCAGCCGAATCGTTTCGAGCGCGGCCTCTACCACGTGATGTGCTTTTTCCACGTCTGA
- a CDS encoding YceI family protein → MLVKSKCRVVSFAALSLLAGWLLCPSLSCAEDGQTPNQGEIALKASRVYVFVGKVGLGHEHAVVGRMKSGFINLGAKSKAGEIVFDMPSFAADTAEARKYLSLEGTTAAARQKEVTDNMLGGDVLDVRKHPTASFAIASALPLGKRSQEGHALYRLEGEFTLHGVKRPLKLDAELVEEEGRTRVRGSFAVKQTDFGIKPFSKAFGAVGVTDELKIYGEIVLEGRSVAERRGPKRQ, encoded by the coding sequence ATGTTAGTGAAGTCAAAATGCCGCGTCGTGTCGTTTGCCGCCTTGTCTCTGCTGGCCGGTTGGCTGCTCTGCCCTTCTTTGTCGTGCGCGGAAGACGGCCAAACGCCGAACCAAGGCGAGATCGCGCTCAAGGCAAGCCGAGTTTACGTCTTTGTCGGAAAAGTCGGCCTGGGCCATGAACATGCCGTCGTGGGGCGTATGAAATCGGGATTCATCAATCTGGGTGCGAAGAGCAAGGCCGGCGAAATCGTGTTTGATATGCCGAGCTTTGCCGCCGATACCGCGGAAGCCCGAAAGTATCTCAGCCTGGAGGGGACGACGGCCGCCGCGCGGCAGAAGGAAGTGACCGACAACATGCTGGGCGGCGACGTGCTGGACGTTCGCAAGCATCCCACGGCGTCGTTTGCGATCGCGTCGGCGTTGCCGTTGGGCAAACGCTCGCAGGAAGGCCATGCCTTGTATCGTCTCGAAGGAGAGTTTACCTTGCACGGTGTCAAGCGGCCTTTGAAACTCGATGCCGAGCTGGTCGAAGAAGAGGGACGGACGCGCGTCCGCGGCTCGTTCGCGGTCAAGCAGACCGATTTCGGCATCAAGCCCTTTTCCAAGGCGTTCGGGGCGGTCGGGGTCACCGACGAGTTGAAGATCTACGGCGAGATCGTGCTTGAGGGGAGGAGCGTGGCGGAACGCCGCGGACCCAAGCGCCAATAA
- a CDS encoding protein-S-isoprenylcysteine O-methyltransferase, translated as MNPLYARAVIFLASVLMIVIRAPHGQRSRSLPVFKSRKGRLERVLLGINYVAYFFPLLWIATPVFWFADYPLRPLSFCAGGCCLLAGLWLFHRSHADLGDNFSVSLEVREKHQLVTHGVYRRVRHPMYLAFFIYLSGQALVIPNWLAGPSEVIVMLLLFALRVEREERMMLEAFGHDYRAYMASTKRLLPSVW; from the coding sequence ATGAACCCCTTATATGCAAGGGCGGTTATTTTTCTTGCAAGCGTCCTGATGATTGTGATCCGGGCGCCCCACGGACAGCGAAGTCGATCGCTGCCCGTTTTCAAGAGCCGCAAGGGCAGGCTGGAACGCGTGCTGCTGGGCATCAACTACGTGGCCTACTTTTTCCCACTCCTGTGGATCGCCACGCCGGTGTTCTGGTTTGCCGACTATCCGCTTCGCCCTCTCTCATTTTGCGCGGGCGGCTGTTGTCTTTTGGCCGGGCTGTGGCTCTTCCACCGATCGCACGCGGACCTCGGCGACAACTTTTCAGTTTCTCTGGAAGTGCGCGAAAAGCACCAACTGGTCACGCACGGTGTTTATCGCCGCGTTCGCCACCCGATGTATCTGGCGTTTTTCATCTACCTGTCGGGCCAAGCGCTGGTCATTCCGAACTGGCTGGCCGGCCCTAGCGAAGTCATTGTCATGCTGCTGCTTTTTGCGCTCCGCGTGGAGCGCGAGGAACGGATGATGCTGGAAGCCTTCGGCCACGACTACCGCGCCTACATGGCGTCGACCAAGCGTCTGCTGCCCAGCGTGTGGTGA
- a CDS encoding class I SAM-dependent methyltransferase — protein MIHCPAVRKDGIRWHYDLSTLFYRLLWGRHIHHGLWDGSESPAVAQQKLTETLAAAAGIQGAERVLDVGCGMGGSSIFLAKRHHCRVSGVTLSPLQRIWASSAAQMQGVARQTDFRCVDAEQAVILPGSFDVVWSIECTEHLFDKPKFFQRAGEWLRPGGRVAICAWLAGNPLDGEEQRKLVYDVCEGFFCPSLGTQENYEQWMRDAGLVVERSELWTERVMRTWEICAQRVRWTGVGLLGRLIHRDTDMFLRRFQTILAAYHSGAMQYGCFVARKPEVA, from the coding sequence ATGATCCACTGTCCCGCCGTCCGCAAAGACGGCATCCGCTGGCACTATGACCTGTCGACGCTGTTCTACCGGCTGCTCTGGGGGCGGCACATCCATCATGGACTGTGGGACGGCTCCGAGTCGCCCGCCGTGGCCCAGCAGAAGCTCACCGAGACGCTGGCCGCGGCCGCCGGCATTCAGGGAGCCGAGCGCGTGCTCGACGTCGGCTGCGGCATGGGCGGTTCGTCGATCTTCCTGGCCAAACGGCACCACTGCCGAGTGAGCGGCGTAACGCTCAGTCCCTTGCAGCGGATTTGGGCGTCGTCCGCGGCGCAGATGCAAGGGGTGGCCCGGCAGACGGATTTTCGCTGTGTCGATGCCGAGCAGGCGGTGATCCTTCCCGGATCATTCGACGTCGTGTGGAGCATCGAATGTACGGAGCACTTGTTCGACAAGCCGAAGTTTTTCCAGCGGGCGGGCGAGTGGCTGCGGCCCGGCGGGCGTGTGGCCATCTGCGCCTGGCTGGCCGGCAACCCGCTTGACGGCGAAGAACAGCGGAAACTGGTGTACGACGTTTGCGAGGGTTTTTTCTGCCCGTCGCTGGGCACGCAGGAAAACTACGAGCAGTGGATGCGCGACGCGGGGCTGGTCGTCGAGCGGTCTGAGCTTTGGACCGAGCGCGTGATGCGGACCTGGGAGATTTGTGCCCAGCGAGTGCGATGGACGGGCGTGGGGCTGCTGGGCCGGCTCATCCACCGCGACACCGACATGTTTTTGCGGCGGTTCCAGACGATTCTGGCCGCCTACCACAGCGGCGCCATGCAATACGGCTGCTTCGTCGCGCGTAAACCGGAAGTTGCGTAG
- a CDS encoding NnrU family protein: MRRACGIAFGIATHALFFYTLYRVFLFLFADRAPSPPGPLWYDFVLAGQFGAIHSFLLHPTTRRRLSPWIPPPFYGCFFSAATCLTLLIMFAGWRSAGPTLWRLTGFSRLVVEAAYVGSWLMLFYSLCVSGLGYQTGFTPWWQWVRGRELPRRPFGPRNIYMVLRHPVYLSFMATVWFNPVMTLDRLLLAVVWTCYIFVGSWLKDERLIHYLGDTYRAYQEKVPGYPFMPFGPLARRKRHEEPSTVLLPQAGALADRKAA; encoded by the coding sequence ATGCGCCGAGCCTGCGGAATCGCCTTTGGAATTGCCACGCACGCGCTGTTCTTTTATACGCTTTATCGCGTGTTCTTGTTTCTCTTCGCCGATCGGGCGCCGTCGCCGCCGGGACCGCTGTGGTACGATTTTGTGCTCGCGGGCCAATTTGGCGCGATCCACAGCTTCCTCTTGCACCCCACGACCCGGCGACGCCTCTCGCCCTGGATTCCCCCGCCGTTTTACGGCTGCTTTTTTTCGGCGGCCACCTGCCTGACGCTATTGATCATGTTCGCGGGCTGGCGATCGGCCGGGCCGACCCTCTGGCGGCTGACAGGCTTTTCCCGGCTGGTTGTGGAAGCGGCCTATGTCGGATCGTGGCTGATGCTGTTCTATAGCCTCTGCGTTTCGGGCCTGGGCTATCAGACCGGCTTCACGCCGTGGTGGCAGTGGGTCCGAGGCCGCGAACTGCCGCGTCGCCCGTTCGGCCCGCGCAACATCTATATGGTGTTGCGGCATCCGGTCTATCTGAGCTTCATGGCGACGGTCTGGTTCAACCCCGTGATGACGCTCGACCGGCTGCTGCTGGCGGTCGTTTGGACGTGTTACATCTTCGTGGGAAGCTGGCTCAAAGACGAGCGCCTGATTCACTACCTGGGCGACACTTACCGCGCCTACCAGGAGAAAGTGCCCGGCTATCCTTTCATGCCGTTCGGCCCATTGGCCCGCCGCAAACGGCACGAGGAGCCAAGCACAGTTCTATTGCCGCAGGCCGGTGCGCTTGCGGATCGCAAGGCGGCCTAG